The Mauremys reevesii isolate NIE-2019 linkage group 13, ASM1616193v1, whole genome shotgun sequence genome contains a region encoding:
- the ID1 gene encoding DNA-binding protein inhibitor ID-1 isoform X2 — MKVASAASASPGPSCALKRVRLGGGAGEAVRCLSEQSVSLSRAGGGSPRGLPLLEQAEQAAAAASLLYDMKGCYSRLQALVPTLPRHRRVSKVEILQHVIDYIWDLQLELQHPPARGQPLGGGPDGEPGGAAEAACVSASDRILCH; from the exons ATGAAGGTCGCCAGCGCCGCCTCCGCCTCCCCCGGGCCCAGCTGCGCCCTGAAGCGGGTGCGGCTGGGCGGGGGCGCGGGCGAGGCCGTGCGCTGCCTCTCGGAGCAGAGCGTGTCGCTGTCGCGGGCCGGCGGCGGCTCCCCGCGGGGGCTGCCCCTGCTGGAGCAGGCGGAGCAGGCGGCCGCCGCCGCCTCGCTGCTCTACGACATGAAGGGCTGCTACTCGCGGCTGCAGGCGCTGGTGCCCACCCTGCCCCGCCACCGCCGCGTCTCCAAGGTGGAGATCCTGCAGCACGTCATCGACTACATCTGGGAcctgcagctggagctgcagcaCCCGCCGGCCCGCGGCCAGCCCCTGGGGGGCGGCCCCGACGGGGAGCCCGGCGGCGCCGCCGAg GCTGCCTGTGTTAGTGCCAGCGACAGGATCCTCTGCCACTGA
- the ID1 gene encoding DNA-binding protein inhibitor ID-1 isoform X1, translated as MKVASAASASPGPSCALKRVRLGGGAGEAVRCLSEQSVSLSRAGGGSPRGLPLLEQAEQAAAAASLLYDMKGCYSRLQALVPTLPRHRRVSKVEILQHVIDYIWDLQLELQHPPARGQPLGGGPDGEPGGAAEQAACVSASDRILCH; from the exons ATGAAGGTCGCCAGCGCCGCCTCCGCCTCCCCCGGGCCCAGCTGCGCCCTGAAGCGGGTGCGGCTGGGCGGGGGCGCGGGCGAGGCCGTGCGCTGCCTCTCGGAGCAGAGCGTGTCGCTGTCGCGGGCCGGCGGCGGCTCCCCGCGGGGGCTGCCCCTGCTGGAGCAGGCGGAGCAGGCGGCCGCCGCCGCCTCGCTGCTCTACGACATGAAGGGCTGCTACTCGCGGCTGCAGGCGCTGGTGCCCACCCTGCCCCGCCACCGCCGCGTCTCCAAGGTGGAGATCCTGCAGCACGTCATCGACTACATCTGGGAcctgcagctggagctgcagcaCCCGCCGGCCCGCGGCCAGCCCCTGGGGGGCGGCCCCGACGGGGAGCCCGGCGGCGCCGCCGAg CAGGCTGCCTGTGTTAGTGCCAGCGACAGGATCCTCTGCCACTGA